The following are encoded in a window of Scleropages formosus chromosome 7, fSclFor1.1, whole genome shotgun sequence genomic DNA:
- the dusp22a gene encoding dual specificity protein phosphatase 22-A, whose product MGNGMNKVVPGLYLGNIRDSENRESLSGNGITHILSVCNNAKPVLEGMTYLCIQAADSSNQNLLQHFKECIRFIHECRLSGGACLVHCLAGVSRSTTVVVAYLMTVTSYSWEECLSAVKAVRSFVGPNLGFQQQLQEFQMTLLSEYRAWLRTSYRPSPFKDQQQVGELLRQYAEQQQLEHQRNGDHSWMNQATSIYPLPYNAYSSSSHR is encoded by the exons gttgtTCCTGGTTTGTATCTGGGAAATATAAGAG ACTCAGAAAACAGAGAGAGTCTGTCTGGGAATGGAATCACGCACATCTTGTCAGTGTGCAACAATGCCAAGCCAGTGTTGGAG GGCATGACCTACCTGTGCATCCAAGCAGCAGATTCATCCAACCAAAACCT GTTACAGCATTTCAAAGAGTGCATTCGCTTCATTCATGAGTGCCGTCTCAGTGGGGGTGCCTGCCTGGTGCACTG CCTGGCAGGTGTGTCACGCAGCACCACCGTTGTCGTCGCCTACCTAATGACCGTCACCAGCTACAGCTGGGAGGAGTGTCTCTCAGCTGTCAAGGCTGTCCGCTCCTTTGTGGGCCCCAATCTGGgcttccagcagcagctgcaggaattCCAGATGACTTTGCTGTCGGAG TACCGCGCCTGGTTGCGGACCAGCTACAGACCTAGTCCCTTCAAGGACCAGCAGCAGGTAGGTGAACTGCTGAGGCAGtatgcagagcagcagcagttgGAGCATCAGCGCAACGGTGACCACAGCTGGATGAACCAGGCCACAAGCATCTACCCGCTGCCCTACAACGCCTACAGCTCCAGCAGCCACAGATGA
- the LOC108926336 gene encoding interferon regulatory factor 8-like isoform X1 translates to MCLFKVQKPVQMTAGSGRRLRQWLIEQIHSGLYPGLQWEDEGHTMFRIPWKHAGKQDYNQEVDASIFKAWAMFKGKFKEGDKAEPATWKTRLRCALNKSPDFEEVSDRSQLDISEPYKVYRIISEEEQKRRGTMVELSGDDSSKATPMECSSEQLQDLFQEPSNEDIGDSKGSHSPPGDCFSIQPSKDRWSQDTPFSGPGAQVSSPADIRHVPSLPGHLDAANSSMMIAFFYGGKLVATAMSTHSDGCRIAPLPPSGLSERLLNPNTLQNISFPPVEVIENERQRQITRKLFGHLERGVLLRSNREGIFIKRLCQSRIFWSGLGSQCGTATCKLDRDAVVKIFNTSRFLQALQMFQEGQHPAPDPTVTLCFGEDFHDIGSAKSKLIIVQITSMSCQHLVDTVTTRRFLYAGGSLETAEDHEQIAHIFHDLCSYTLPTPSFCENQPISV, encoded by the exons atgtgtttgttcaaaGTACAGAAACCTGTCCAGATGACAGCGGGCAGTGGACGGAGGCTGCGGCAGTGGCTCATCGAGCAGATCCACAGCGGGTTGTACCCGGGTCTGCAGTGGGAGGACGAGGGCCACACCATGTTCAGGATACCATGGAAACATGCAGGAAAGCAGGACTACAACCAGGAGGTGGATGCTTCCATCTTCAAA GCCTGGGCCATGTTCAAAGGAAAGTTTAAAGAGGGGGACAAAGCAGAACCTGCCACATGGAAGACGAGGCTCCGCTGTGCTTTAAACAAGAGCCCCGACTTTGAGGAGGTCTCAGACCGCTCGCAGCTGGACATATCCGAGCCCTACAAGGTCTACAGAATCATTTCGGAAGAGGAACAAAAAC GCAGGGGCACGATGGTGGAACTCAGTGGAGATGACAGCAGCAAGGCCACACCCATGGAGTGCAGCTCAGAACAGCTTCAGGACCTCTTTCAGGAG CCATCAAATGAAGACATTGGAGACAGCAAGGGGAGCCACTCACCCCCTGGAGACTGCTTCAGCATCCAGCCCAGCAAGGACAGGTGGTCACAAGATACTCCGTTCT CAGgcccaggtgctcaggtttcctcacCAGCAGACATCCGTCATGTTCCCTCACTGCCAGGTCATTTGGATGCAg CCAACTCGTCCATGATGATCGCCTTCTTCTACGGAGGGAAGCTGGTGGCCACCGCCATGTCGACCCACTCTGATGGATGTCGGATTGCGCCGCTGCCACCATCTGGGCTCAGCGAGAGGCTGTTGaatcccaacaccctgcagaacATCAGCTTCCCGCCCGTGGAGGTGATTGAGAATGAGCGCCAGCGCCAGATCACCAGGAAGCTCTTTGGTCACCTGGAGCGCGGCGTGCTGCTGCGATCCAACCGGGAAGGCATCTTCATCAAGAGGCTGTGTCAGAGCCGCATCTTCTGGAGTGGCCTGGGCTCCCAGTGCGGTACGGCCACTTGCAAGCTGGACAGGGATGCCGTTGTCAAGATCTTCAACACCAGCAGGTTTCTACAAG CTCTACAGATGTTCCAGGAGGGTCAGCACCCAGCTCCAGACCCCACTGTCACCCTGTGCTTTGGAGAGGACTTCCATGACATCGGCAGcgctaaaagcaaattaataatCGTCCAG ATCACTTCCATGAGCTGCCAGCACTTAGTGGACACTGTCACCACCCGGCGCTTCCTATACGCTGGCGGGAGCCTAGAAACGGCAGAGGACCACGAGCAGATAGCACACATCTTCCACGACCTGTGCAGCTACACGTTGCCGACGCCGTCCTTCTGTGAAAACCAGCCAATTTCGGTTTGA
- the LOC108926336 gene encoding interferon regulatory factor 8-like isoform X2, whose protein sequence is MCLFKVQKPVQMTAGSGRRLRQWLIEQIHSGLYPGLQWEDEGHTMFRIPWKHAGKQDYNQEVDASIFKAWAMFKGKFKEGDKAEPATWKTRLRCALNKSPDFEEVSDRSQLDISEPYKVYRIISEEEQKRRGTMVELSGDDSSKATPMECSSEQLQDLFQEPSNEDIGDSKGSHSPPGDCFSIQPSKDRWSQDTPFCPGAQVSSPADIRHVPSLPGHLDAANSSMMIAFFYGGKLVATAMSTHSDGCRIAPLPPSGLSERLLNPNTLQNISFPPVEVIENERQRQITRKLFGHLERGVLLRSNREGIFIKRLCQSRIFWSGLGSQCGTATCKLDRDAVVKIFNTSRFLQALQMFQEGQHPAPDPTVTLCFGEDFHDIGSAKSKLIIVQITSMSCQHLVDTVTTRRFLYAGGSLETAEDHEQIAHIFHDLCSYTLPTPSFCENQPISV, encoded by the exons atgtgtttgttcaaaGTACAGAAACCTGTCCAGATGACAGCGGGCAGTGGACGGAGGCTGCGGCAGTGGCTCATCGAGCAGATCCACAGCGGGTTGTACCCGGGTCTGCAGTGGGAGGACGAGGGCCACACCATGTTCAGGATACCATGGAAACATGCAGGAAAGCAGGACTACAACCAGGAGGTGGATGCTTCCATCTTCAAA GCCTGGGCCATGTTCAAAGGAAAGTTTAAAGAGGGGGACAAAGCAGAACCTGCCACATGGAAGACGAGGCTCCGCTGTGCTTTAAACAAGAGCCCCGACTTTGAGGAGGTCTCAGACCGCTCGCAGCTGGACATATCCGAGCCCTACAAGGTCTACAGAATCATTTCGGAAGAGGAACAAAAAC GCAGGGGCACGATGGTGGAACTCAGTGGAGATGACAGCAGCAAGGCCACACCCATGGAGTGCAGCTCAGAACAGCTTCAGGACCTCTTTCAGGAG CCATCAAATGAAGACATTGGAGACAGCAAGGGGAGCCACTCACCCCCTGGAGACTGCTTCAGCATCCAGCCCAGCAAGGACAGGTGGTCACAAGATACTCCGTTCT gcccaggtgctcaggtttcctcacCAGCAGACATCCGTCATGTTCCCTCACTGCCAGGTCATTTGGATGCAg CCAACTCGTCCATGATGATCGCCTTCTTCTACGGAGGGAAGCTGGTGGCCACCGCCATGTCGACCCACTCTGATGGATGTCGGATTGCGCCGCTGCCACCATCTGGGCTCAGCGAGAGGCTGTTGaatcccaacaccctgcagaacATCAGCTTCCCGCCCGTGGAGGTGATTGAGAATGAGCGCCAGCGCCAGATCACCAGGAAGCTCTTTGGTCACCTGGAGCGCGGCGTGCTGCTGCGATCCAACCGGGAAGGCATCTTCATCAAGAGGCTGTGTCAGAGCCGCATCTTCTGGAGTGGCCTGGGCTCCCAGTGCGGTACGGCCACTTGCAAGCTGGACAGGGATGCCGTTGTCAAGATCTTCAACACCAGCAGGTTTCTACAAG CTCTACAGATGTTCCAGGAGGGTCAGCACCCAGCTCCAGACCCCACTGTCACCCTGTGCTTTGGAGAGGACTTCCATGACATCGGCAGcgctaaaagcaaattaataatCGTCCAG ATCACTTCCATGAGCTGCCAGCACTTAGTGGACACTGTCACCACCCGGCGCTTCCTATACGCTGGCGGGAGCCTAGAAACGGCAGAGGACCACGAGCAGATAGCACACATCTTCCACGACCTGTGCAGCTACACGTTGCCGACGCCGTCCTTCTGTGAAAACCAGCCAATTTCGGTTTGA
- the LOC108926336 gene encoding interferon regulatory factor 8-like isoform X3 → MTAGSGRRLRQWLIEQIHSGLYPGLQWEDEGHTMFRIPWKHAGKQDYNQEVDASIFKAWAMFKGKFKEGDKAEPATWKTRLRCALNKSPDFEEVSDRSQLDISEPYKVYRIISEEEQKRRGTMVELSGDDSSKATPMECSSEQLQDLFQEPSNEDIGDSKGSHSPPGDCFSIQPSKDRWSQDTPFSGPGAQVSSPADIRHVPSLPGHLDAANSSMMIAFFYGGKLVATAMSTHSDGCRIAPLPPSGLSERLLNPNTLQNISFPPVEVIENERQRQITRKLFGHLERGVLLRSNREGIFIKRLCQSRIFWSGLGSQCGTATCKLDRDAVVKIFNTSRFLQALQMFQEGQHPAPDPTVTLCFGEDFHDIGSAKSKLIIVQITSMSCQHLVDTVTTRRFLYAGGSLETAEDHEQIAHIFHDLCSYTLPTPSFCENQPISV, encoded by the exons ATGACAGCGGGCAGTGGACGGAGGCTGCGGCAGTGGCTCATCGAGCAGATCCACAGCGGGTTGTACCCGGGTCTGCAGTGGGAGGACGAGGGCCACACCATGTTCAGGATACCATGGAAACATGCAGGAAAGCAGGACTACAACCAGGAGGTGGATGCTTCCATCTTCAAA GCCTGGGCCATGTTCAAAGGAAAGTTTAAAGAGGGGGACAAAGCAGAACCTGCCACATGGAAGACGAGGCTCCGCTGTGCTTTAAACAAGAGCCCCGACTTTGAGGAGGTCTCAGACCGCTCGCAGCTGGACATATCCGAGCCCTACAAGGTCTACAGAATCATTTCGGAAGAGGAACAAAAAC GCAGGGGCACGATGGTGGAACTCAGTGGAGATGACAGCAGCAAGGCCACACCCATGGAGTGCAGCTCAGAACAGCTTCAGGACCTCTTTCAGGAG CCATCAAATGAAGACATTGGAGACAGCAAGGGGAGCCACTCACCCCCTGGAGACTGCTTCAGCATCCAGCCCAGCAAGGACAGGTGGTCACAAGATACTCCGTTCT CAGgcccaggtgctcaggtttcctcacCAGCAGACATCCGTCATGTTCCCTCACTGCCAGGTCATTTGGATGCAg CCAACTCGTCCATGATGATCGCCTTCTTCTACGGAGGGAAGCTGGTGGCCACCGCCATGTCGACCCACTCTGATGGATGTCGGATTGCGCCGCTGCCACCATCTGGGCTCAGCGAGAGGCTGTTGaatcccaacaccctgcagaacATCAGCTTCCCGCCCGTGGAGGTGATTGAGAATGAGCGCCAGCGCCAGATCACCAGGAAGCTCTTTGGTCACCTGGAGCGCGGCGTGCTGCTGCGATCCAACCGGGAAGGCATCTTCATCAAGAGGCTGTGTCAGAGCCGCATCTTCTGGAGTGGCCTGGGCTCCCAGTGCGGTACGGCCACTTGCAAGCTGGACAGGGATGCCGTTGTCAAGATCTTCAACACCAGCAGGTTTCTACAAG CTCTACAGATGTTCCAGGAGGGTCAGCACCCAGCTCCAGACCCCACTGTCACCCTGTGCTTTGGAGAGGACTTCCATGACATCGGCAGcgctaaaagcaaattaataatCGTCCAG ATCACTTCCATGAGCTGCCAGCACTTAGTGGACACTGTCACCACCCGGCGCTTCCTATACGCTGGCGGGAGCCTAGAAACGGCAGAGGACCACGAGCAGATAGCACACATCTTCCACGACCTGTGCAGCTACACGTTGCCGACGCCGTCCTTCTGTGAAAACCAGCCAATTTCGGTTTGA